One window of Acidimicrobiales bacterium genomic DNA carries:
- the rlmB gene encoding 23S rRNA (guanosine(2251)-2'-O)-methyltransferase RlmB, translated as MSPPRQGGRGGGGRSGGGGRSSGGGGRSPSGGGRGGGKGRGKPPAGRGRSGDRSGARVGAPPARPNRNKPVDKRGLGGEQVEGRQSVRELLLAGRRKTVEVIFSSGLDDAPILDDIIDLADEHKVPVNELSRAKFDSTARTESSQGVLAFAQPVPEHSLDELAQAGDRSTGQAPFLLMVDGVTDPGNLGALLRSAECAGVSGVVLPRHRAVHLSPTVTKSAAGAIEHLPMCLVGGLPAAITRLQELGVWVVGLDGAADQSLFDLTLAKEPVALVLGSEGKGLSRLVAQRCDSVVSIPLRGALGSLNVGAAGTLACYEVARRRV; from the coding sequence GTGAGCCCGCCCCGCCAGGGCGGTCGAGGCGGCGGCGGTCGCTCCGGCGGCGGTGGTCGCTCCTCCGGGGGCGGGGGCCGCTCGCCGTCCGGGGGCGGTCGGGGCGGCGGGAAGGGCCGCGGCAAGCCGCCGGCGGGTCGCGGGCGATCGGGCGACCGCAGCGGCGCCCGCGTCGGGGCACCCCCGGCACGGCCCAACCGCAACAAGCCCGTGGACAAGCGGGGCCTGGGGGGCGAGCAGGTGGAGGGCCGTCAGTCGGTCCGCGAGCTGCTGCTGGCGGGCCGACGCAAGACCGTCGAGGTGATCTTCAGCTCGGGCCTCGACGACGCGCCCATCCTCGACGACATCATCGACCTCGCCGACGAGCACAAGGTCCCGGTGAACGAGCTGAGCCGGGCCAAGTTCGACTCGACGGCCCGCACGGAGTCGTCGCAGGGGGTCCTCGCGTTCGCTCAGCCGGTGCCCGAGCACTCACTCGACGAACTGGCCCAGGCGGGCGACCGGTCCACCGGCCAGGCGCCCTTCCTGCTCATGGTCGACGGCGTCACCGACCCGGGGAACCTGGGCGCCCTGCTCCGTTCGGCGGAGTGCGCCGGCGTGTCCGGCGTCGTGCTGCCGCGCCACCGGGCTGTGCACCTGTCGCCGACCGTCACCAAGTCCGCGGCCGGCGCCATCGAGCACCTGCCCATGTGCCTCGTGGGGGGGCTCCCCGCCGCCATCACCCGTCTGCAGGAGCTCGGGGTCTGGGTGGTGGGCCTCGACGGCGCCGCCGACCAGTCCCTCTTCGACCTCACCCTCGCGAAGGAGCCGGTGGCGCTGGTGCTGGGCAGCGAGGGAAAGGGCCTCTCCCGCCTGGTGGCCCAGCGCTGCGACAGCGTGGTGTCGATCCCGCTGCGCGGCGCGCTCGGCTCGCTCAACGTCGGCGCCGCCGGCACCCTCGCCTGCTACGAGGTCGCCCGCCGGCGGGTCTGA
- a CDS encoding 2-C-methyl-D-erythritol 2,4-cyclodiphosphate synthase — protein MRIGQGFDLHPFLGDDEDAGDRVLTLGGVTFPGETPLRGHSDADAVAHACADALLGAAGLGDIGQHFPDTDPAWAGADSIALLAEVTARVRAAGWSPANVDCTVIAERPKLAARRDDMQQRLGSAVGAPVSVKATRAEGLGALGRTEGIACLAVALLVETS, from the coding sequence CTGCGCATCGGCCAGGGCTTCGACCTGCATCCCTTCCTCGGCGACGACGAGGACGCGGGTGATCGGGTGCTCACGCTCGGCGGCGTCACCTTCCCCGGCGAGACCCCGCTGCGCGGCCACAGCGACGCCGACGCCGTGGCCCACGCCTGTGCCGACGCGCTCCTCGGCGCCGCCGGGCTCGGTGACATCGGCCAGCACTTCCCCGACACCGATCCCGCCTGGGCCGGCGCCGACAGCATCGCCCTTCTGGCCGAGGTGACCGCCCGGGTGCGCGCCGCCGGCTGGTCGCCCGCCAACGTCGACTGCACCGTCATCGCCGAGCGCCCCAAGCTGGCCGCCCGCCGCGACGACATGCAGCAGCGCCTCGGCTCCGCCGTCGGCGCGCCGGTGTCGGTGAAAGCCACCCGGGCCGAGGGCCTCGGCGCCCTCGGCCGTACCGAGGGCATCGCCTGCCTCGCCGTCGCCCTCCTCGTGGAGACCTCATGA